The stretch of DNA GTAGGACTCAAAGGCGTGGTCACTATGGATATTGTGGGGGTCGGGCTTAGAGGAGTGTTCATTGAGGGAGTGTTGGTCTCCGTGTTCATGGTAATGGTGGTTATGGTGTCAGAGGCCACGAGCGGTCCagtggagagagggggaggggagaTGGGTGTAGTCCTTCTTGTGTGATCTGGCGACCTCACTGCCCTCTTGCGCCGCTGCCAGAGGCGCTGGGCAGGCCGCCGGGCATCCCGCTGAGATCTAGGCGGATGTCCAATGCGAATGCGCAGGGCCTGTAGGATTCGTGAGTATGTAAACAGCATCACGGACAGAGAGCACAAGAACACGGGCACCTGCAGCAGAAGATGAATTTGCAGAGTGCCGACCCATTCTGAGCACAACACTGTGCTGTTAGAATGAACAGCCACTCCCTCTGTTAGCCCGGACACAAACCCCGCCTCCACAAATGGTAGGAGGGGCACAGTTAAAGATACTACCCACACTCCAGTCAGCAGAAAGGCTGCCCTTCGTGGTGTAAGCAGGCGATTGGCTGGCCGGACGCTGATGTCGTAGCGGTCAAGGCTGATAAGCAGCAGGTTGAGTGCTGTTCCTACGCTGGCAAAGGTGGCCGCTGATTCATGTAGGCAGCAGAGCAGGGTGTGGTGAGgaatggaggccccgcccaggaggaggagtgtggCAGTGACGGGCAGGCAGAGGAGGCAGAGCAGGAGATCAAGCGTGTGCAAGCTAAGTGTGACAGCATGGCTCACAGATTCCAGAAGGCTGCAGTGGCCGCAGTATAACACCAACACCGTCAGATTTCCGCCCACTCCCAACagcaactccagcagcagcacggCGCTCACCGTTGCCCGGAAGCCGAGCCACGCCCCATCATGCTCGGGCAGTCCTGCCCCCACACCGTCGCTCGCCTGTAGGAGTGGGAGTCCAGGACCCTCAGTGATGCTGCCATCCGTCTCCATGGAAACCATCATGCACCATCAGACACATTGCCAACCCCGCCCATCTGTCATGCTCCGCCCACTAATGCAAAGAtttggagctttggctggttttACTGGTTGACAGGCctgaggaaaagagagaaaaaaataagagcTTATAATTTATACAATAAGAGTAATAATTGAATGAGATCATATCCTGAAAAGCTGGATCTTCTTTTGTATTTCAGGTTTAGCACTCTGAAAAAAAGAgctaaaatgaaaaatgcatgCTATGCAAATAAATCCTTTCCCAGTGTTTCTGCTGAAACCCAGCTTGTTTTACCAAAGCTTCAGTAATAGCTCCAATTGTGATGTATAGGCTGGGTTCATTGGAGCTGACCAATTAAGAATAGACCAATTAAGTCTCAAATTACATATCGCTGTGCCAAATAAATGCCtgctactttaaaaaaaaaactttattatgCTAGTCAGGGTGGTCCACGAGTAAGGAGCGGCATGTTGAAAGGAATGGTTGTTTGATTGTGTTGCTAATTATGAAACATGTTGTTTGCTGGATCAGCAAATGATGTAAGAGTGACCTCACACTGTGTGGTTTATGGGCTTCATGTGTCACAGAAATGCTAATGAACGTGTATAACACAAGTGCATCATCGTCTAAAAAAAGAATGTGCGTTGCAAAAGAGCAAGCCGACTCTAAAAACGGCTAACTACTACAGCTGACTATTCTTATGCATTAGCTTTCACACTCACGCTCTCACACCACACTTGCCATTTct from Salminus brasiliensis chromosome 7, fSalBra1.hap2, whole genome shotgun sequence encodes:
- the LOC140560202 gene encoding G-protein coupled receptor 22, whose amino-acid sequence is MMVSMETDGSITEGPGLPLLQASDGVGAGLPEHDGAWLGFRATVSAVLLLELLLGVGGNLTVLVLYCGHCSLLESVSHAVTLSLHTLDLLLCLLCLPVTATLLLLGGASIPHHTLLCCLHESAATFASVGTALNLLLISLDRYDISVRPANRLLTPRRAAFLLTGVWVVSLTVPLLPFVEAGFVSGLTEGVAVHSNSTVLCSEWVGTLQIHLLLQVPVFLCSLSVMLFTYSRILQALRIRIGHPPRSQRDARRPAQRLWQRRKRAVRSPDHTRRTTPISPPPLSTGPLVASDTITTITMNTETNTPSMNTPLSPTPTISIVTTPLSPTPTIGLSLVSTPLSPSRSLPTINTPNPNTSTITTQLYSNPAISTLTTSLHSNTPSTITLPPNPTPAISITATSLSPNSAISTITSPLSPNPTVSTIATPLSPTPIVSLATTPQSPPRAHNPPSVGVGASVSAILALRRAVRRHRDRRERQKRVFRMSVIIILSFLLCWAPLSITPLLLLAIGPSDWLERLRLCFLVLAYWTVVLHPLLYAFTRQKLRKVLHTRLRRLRTNNTHTLIRTNTQNRRKHRADCSDATDRCLTEATRE